The following are from one region of the Roseobacter fucihabitans genome:
- the mtnA gene encoding S-methyl-5-thioribose-1-phosphate isomerase gives MKIDGTHYRSLWWNSDNQVLEIIDQRWLPHEFRVIPVASMQEFADAIYQMRVRGAPLIGATAAYGMALAMAQDASDANMDAAWTFLEKTRPTAINLRWALDRCRAALRPVPEADRAAVALTLAHEIADEDVEINRRIGENGLALIREIAARKPAGEPVRLLTHCNAGWLATVDWGTATSPMYHAQDAGVALHVWVDETRPRNQGALTAWELGKHGVPHTYITDNAGGHLMQHGMVDMVITGTDRTTRRGDVCNKIGTYLKALAAHDNGVPFYVALPSPTIDWTVSDGVAEIPIEERNAQEVTHVQGLIEGGGLGTVQVTPEGTTGGNPAFDVTPNRLVTGLITERGVCEASEAGLSGLFPDFAEAAE, from the coding sequence ATGAAGATCGACGGCACACATTACCGGTCCCTGTGGTGGAACAGCGACAACCAGGTTCTGGAGATCATCGACCAACGCTGGTTGCCGCATGAGTTCCGCGTCATCCCGGTGGCCAGCATGCAGGAATTTGCCGATGCCATTTACCAGATGCGTGTGCGGGGTGCCCCGCTGATCGGGGCCACGGCGGCTTATGGCATGGCGCTGGCGATGGCGCAGGACGCGTCAGATGCAAATATGGATGCGGCGTGGACATTTCTTGAGAAAACCCGCCCGACCGCGATCAACCTGCGGTGGGCACTGGATCGGTGTCGCGCGGCGTTGCGGCCCGTGCCGGAAGCGGACCGCGCCGCTGTCGCCTTGACCTTGGCACATGAAATTGCCGATGAGGACGTGGAAATCAACCGCCGCATCGGGGAAAACGGTCTGGCCCTGATCCGCGAAATTGCCGCGCGCAAACCTGCGGGTGAACCGGTGCGATTGCTGACCCATTGCAACGCCGGATGGCTCGCGACCGTTGATTGGGGGACTGCGACCAGCCCGATGTATCACGCTCAGGACGCAGGGGTTGCGCTGCATGTGTGGGTTGATGAAACCCGCCCGCGCAATCAAGGCGCATTGACCGCCTGGGAGCTGGGCAAGCACGGGGTGCCGCACACCTATATCACCGACAATGCGGGCGGCCATCTGATGCAGCACGGCATGGTCGATATGGTGATCACCGGCACCGACCGCACGACGCGGCGCGGCGATGTGTGCAACAAGATCGGCACGTATCTCAAGGCGCTGGCGGCGCATGACAATGGCGTGCCGTTTTACGTGGCGTTGCCGTCGCCCACGATTGATTGGACGGTGAGTGATGGTGTCGCCGAAATCCCGATCGAAGAACGGAATGCGCAGGAGGTCACCCATGTTCAGGGGCTCATCGAGGGCGGCGGCCTTGGCACGGTGCAGGTCACGCCCGAAGGCACGACAGGGGGCAATCCGGCCTTCGATGTGACGCCGAACCGATTGGTCACCGGGCTGATCACCGAACGCGGGGTCTGCGAGGCCTCTGAGGCCGGGTTATCCGGTCTGTTTCCGGATTTTGCCGAGGCGGCAGAATAA
- the mtnK gene encoding S-methyl-5-thioribose kinase, translated as MTADTAYQALTVETLPERLKDVAALIQHVGQDAATWQVQEVGDGNLNLVFIVSGPNGKAIVKQALPYVRLVGDSWPLPLYRAFFEYHALRRQAARDPGAVPVIYHFDEVQAMIIMEFLAPHVILRRKLIAGEQVAGLAAFLGRYCARTAFRGSELSMQSPDKKADVALFAGNVEIPAITEALVFTDPYFDADMNSHTEGLAPVIAKLRNDIGLKVKVQQMLQQFVSNTQTMVHGDLHSGSIMSTDDDSRVIDPEFVQYGPMGFDIGMLCANFLMAYFSQPAHRGANLSAYQEWILEVIADISDHFEQEFRHLWATERTGILYPAALFEDQGHDSTAACDAVLAGIWRDAWAVCGIEMHRRCLSLAHNADFEEIDDVALRARLEARNLSMGAELIHTADTIADAQAVCALAREFNGKDVL; from the coding sequence ATGACCGCAGACACGGCATATCAGGCCTTAACCGTTGAGACATTGCCAGAGCGGTTAAAAGACGTCGCCGCCCTGATACAACACGTGGGGCAAGACGCGGCAACCTGGCAGGTGCAGGAGGTCGGGGACGGTAACCTCAATCTTGTGTTCATCGTCAGCGGTCCGAACGGCAAGGCCATCGTCAAGCAGGCCTTGCCCTATGTGCGCCTGGTCGGGGACAGCTGGCCTTTGCCGCTCTACCGCGCATTTTTCGAATATCACGCGCTGAGGCGTCAGGCCGCGCGCGATCCCGGTGCCGTGCCTGTCATATACCATTTCGACGAGGTTCAGGCGATGATCATCATGGAGTTCCTTGCGCCGCATGTGATCTTGCGCCGCAAGCTGATCGCTGGGGAACAGGTGGCAGGGCTGGCGGCGTTTTTGGGCCGATATTGCGCAAGAACCGCCTTTCGCGGGTCCGAGCTGTCTATGCAGAGCCCTGATAAGAAAGCGGATGTGGCGCTTTTTGCCGGGAACGTGGAGATCCCCGCGATCACCGAAGCCTTGGTTTTCACCGACCCCTATTTCGACGCTGACATGAATAGCCACACCGAAGGGCTGGCGCCCGTCATTGCCAAATTGCGCAATGACATCGGGCTCAAAGTCAAGGTGCAACAGATGTTGCAGCAGTTTGTGTCGAACACGCAAACCATGGTGCATGGCGATCTGCATTCCGGCTCCATCATGTCGACGGATGACGACAGTCGCGTGATTGATCCCGAATTTGTTCAATATGGCCCGATGGGATTTGATATTGGGATGCTCTGTGCTAATTTCCTGATGGCCTATTTCAGTCAACCTGCGCATCGCGGTGCGAACCTATCGGCGTATCAAGAGTGGATCTTGGAGGTCATCGCGGACATCAGCGACCATTTTGAACAAGAGTTCCGCCATCTGTGGGCCACCGAGCGAACCGGCATCCTGTACCCTGCGGCCCTCTTCGAGGATCAGGGTCACGACAGCACTGCGGCTTGCGATGCGGTGCTGGCCGGGATTTGGCGCGATGCATGGGCGGTTTGTGGGATCGAAATGCACCGGCGATGCTTGTCCCTGGCGCATAACGCAGATTTCGAGGAAATTGATGACGTAGCGCTGCGCGCGCGGCTTGAAGCGCGCAATCTGAGCATGGGCGCGGAATTGATCCATACGGCAGACACCATCGCCGATGCGCAGGCGGTGTGCGCCCTGGCGCGAGAGTTCAACGGAAAGGACGTCCTATGA
- a CDS encoding sugar ABC transporter ATP-binding protein encodes MVSDALNVNGLQKSFGKNYVLRGIDLALSPGSVTVLMGANGAGKSTLVKVICGHHPADGGTVTLSGVPFDPVDEADAIHKGVVTVHQSIDDGVIPDLDVANNLMLDRLVEPGHGFFVRERHLRAEATKVAAAMGIHVDLRARVSDLSVADRQMIAIARAMARAPKVLILDEPTSSLSASEAERLFALINRLRTQGVAILYISHRMSDIRRIADRIVVMRDGAISGVFESEALDYNAAVTAMLGHRMTDVDVTVQCGTAPVLDLCDLCLFDSAAPFNLTVHDGEVVALVGLLGSGKSRLADILYGIARPADGHIRLEGRDYAPRSVEDAVAQGVFMSPKDRSTNAVIPAFDIADNMTLPFLQTLSAGPFLKSPQQRNRTQEMVDQLGIVCQSVSDGIGSLSGGNQQKVMIARWLLEPAKVLLLDEPFQGVDIGARRDIGRHIRATAQGRATLVFLAEIDEALEIADRILVMSEGTIVGEHVNQNIDLTALVADVTGTTLPATGISL; translated from the coding sequence GTGGTCAGCGACGCGCTCAACGTGAACGGTTTGCAAAAATCATTCGGGAAAAACTATGTACTGCGCGGCATTGACCTGGCCCTGTCACCGGGGTCCGTGACTGTTCTTATGGGTGCAAATGGTGCGGGAAAATCCACGCTGGTCAAGGTGATCTGCGGCCATCACCCTGCCGATGGCGGCACGGTGACACTGTCCGGGGTCCCTTTCGACCCCGTCGATGAGGCAGACGCGATCCACAAGGGCGTGGTCACGGTGCACCAATCCATTGATGACGGCGTCATTCCGGATCTGGACGTGGCTAATAACCTGATGCTCGACCGTCTTGTCGAGCCCGGCCACGGTTTTTTTGTCCGCGAGCGTCATCTGCGCGCCGAGGCCACCAAGGTGGCCGCCGCCATGGGCATCCACGTGGATCTGCGCGCACGGGTGTCGGATCTGTCTGTCGCGGACCGGCAGATGATCGCAATCGCGCGCGCCATGGCACGCGCCCCCAAAGTCCTGATCCTGGACGAGCCGACCTCGTCGCTGTCGGCCTCCGAGGCGGAGCGGCTTTTTGCCTTGATCAATCGTTTGCGCACACAAGGCGTGGCGATCTTGTATATTTCGCACCGCATGTCGGACATCCGGCGCATTGCCGATCGCATCGTGGTGATGCGCGACGGCGCGATTTCGGGCGTGTTTGAGAGCGAAGCCCTCGATTATAACGCCGCCGTCACCGCAATGCTGGGTCACCGCATGACCGATGTGGATGTCACTGTGCAATGCGGCACGGCTCCGGTATTGGACCTCTGCGATCTGTGCCTCTTTGACAGTGCCGCGCCTTTCAATTTGACAGTGCATGACGGTGAAGTGGTGGCGCTTGTGGGTCTTCTGGGCAGCGGTAAAAGCCGGTTGGCCGATATTCTCTATGGGATCGCACGGCCCGCAGATGGACATATCCGCCTTGAAGGGCGCGATTACGCCCCCCGTTCGGTTGAAGACGCCGTGGCGCAGGGCGTGTTCATGTCGCCCAAGGACCGCAGCACAAACGCGGTGATCCCGGCCTTTGATATTGCCGATAATATGACCCTGCCGTTCCTTCAGACCCTCAGCGCCGGACCCTTCCTCAAATCGCCACAACAGCGCAACCGCACCCAAGAAATGGTGGATCAACTTGGCATCGTCTGCCAGTCGGTCAGCGATGGCATTGGCAGCTTGTCAGGGGGCAACCAACAAAAGGTCATGATCGCCCGGTGGCTGCTGGAACCGGCAAAAGTGCTGCTCCTGGATGAACCGTTTCAGGGCGTGGACATCGGTGCGCGCCGCGACATCGGGCGACATATCCGGGCGACGGCGCAGGGACGCGCCACTCTGGTTTTCCTTGCCGAGATCGATGAGGCGCTTGAAATTGCCGACCGGATATTGGTCATGAGCGAGGGAACAATCGTCGGCGAGCATGTCAATCAGAACATCGACCTTACCGCGCTGGTCGCGGACGTGACCGGCACAACATTACCCGCAACAGGCATATCTCTATGA
- a CDS encoding ABC transporter permease, whose product MNDRTLDFAIRYGFLLLLFGLIVYFSLAAPGFFGPLSAAFVLQSVAITGILALGVTCTLVVDGFDLSIGAVATSALMLSAYSMVILEHPAIVAVALCLGMGALVGLINGLLIVKFRVPDLLATLGMMFLLIGLQRIPTQGNSIATGMTLSNGTVAEGTFSAAFLWLGRHRFDVVIERLLPMPVVIFVVIAVLIWLLLGFTRHGRLMYAIGSNARAASLVGTPVNRYKIIAYMISGVTASVGGILLAARLGRGDIASGNNLLLDSVAAALIGFAVLGAARPNAFGTAMGALFVGILLQGMTMMNAPYYTQDFVKGAVLVAALVFTFYLSSRRTGTGH is encoded by the coding sequence ATGAACGACCGCACCCTCGATTTTGCCATTCGCTATGGCTTCCTGCTCCTTCTTTTCGGGCTGATCGTCTATTTCAGCCTCGCCGCGCCGGGCTTCTTTGGTCCCTTGTCCGCCGCTTTCGTGCTGCAATCGGTGGCCATCACCGGCATTCTCGCGCTTGGCGTGACCTGTACGCTTGTCGTGGACGGGTTTGATTTGTCCATTGGTGCTGTGGCGACATCGGCGCTGATGCTGTCGGCCTATTCCATGGTGATCCTGGAGCACCCCGCGATCGTCGCCGTCGCTCTGTGTCTGGGCATGGGTGCGCTTGTCGGGCTGATCAACGGGCTGCTGATTGTGAAATTTCGCGTGCCAGACCTGTTGGCAACGCTCGGCATGATGTTTCTGCTCATCGGCCTGCAACGCATCCCGACGCAAGGAAATTCCATCGCAACGGGCATGACATTATCCAACGGCACCGTCGCCGAGGGCACGTTTTCCGCGGCCTTCCTATGGCTTGGACGTCACCGGTTTGATGTGGTCATCGAAAGGCTGTTGCCGATGCCCGTGGTGATCTTTGTGGTCATCGCCGTGCTGATCTGGCTGCTCCTTGGCTTCACCCGTCACGGGCGGCTGATGTATGCCATCGGCTCAAATGCGCGCGCCGCCAGCCTCGTGGGAACGCCGGTCAACCGGTATAAAATTATTGCCTATATGATTTCCGGCGTGACCGCCTCCGTGGGGGGCATCCTGCTGGCCGCAAGGCTGGGGCGCGGCGATATTGCCAGCGGCAACAACCTGCTGCTGGACAGCGTCGCGGCGGCTCTGATCGGGTTTGCTGTGCTCGGTGCCGCCCGGCCCAACGCCTTCGGGACCGCCATGGGCGCGCTTTTTGTCGGGATTCTGCTGCAAGGCATGACGATGATGAACGCGCCCTATTACACTCAGGATTTCGTCAAGGGGGCCGTTCTGGTCGCAGCCCTTGTGTTCACATTTTACCTGTCCTCGCGCCGCACCGGCACGGGGCATTGA
- a CDS encoding substrate-binding domain-containing protein, with amino-acid sequence MLKRHFMALASVASLALGAGVATAQDAPAPLDNPEDVTIALVRYLSTGDFFQAYLSGVEKQAAALGVNLRVLDSRQDAALQSDMVEQAIALGVDGIIIQHGLTESMRDAAQRAVDAGIKVVAFDVNVENEAIPQIEQSDYLLGKLALEQAIADNGDSFSAGYVYVPGIAPLDRRHVAWEEVKQANSGITEAARIGTLDNPIANANANQARAALQANPGISVFFAPYNEFAKGVKIAADELGISNDMSIYSADISTADIALMRETDSAWKATVATNPAVVGEVSVRALALMLVGEDPGASVIVPPTLITQSFLNDNNIRNMEDLGVKMPQFQHADVAMADWMPLPAR; translated from the coding sequence ATGCTGAAACGTCACTTCATGGCCCTTGCGAGCGTGGCTAGCCTTGCGCTTGGCGCGGGCGTTGCAACGGCGCAGGACGCGCCTGCACCTCTGGACAATCCCGAGGACGTCACAATTGCGCTTGTGCGCTATCTCTCAACGGGGGATTTCTTTCAGGCCTATCTGTCGGGTGTCGAAAAACAGGCAGCGGCGCTCGGCGTCAATCTGCGCGTGCTCGACAGCCGTCAGGACGCCGCTCTTCAGTCCGACATGGTCGAGCAGGCCATCGCCCTGGGTGTGGACGGGATCATCATCCAGCACGGGTTGACGGAATCCATGCGGGATGCGGCCCAGCGGGCGGTGGATGCGGGCATTAAGGTCGTTGCGTTCGACGTGAACGTCGAAAACGAAGCCATCCCGCAGATCGAGCAATCCGATTACCTGCTGGGCAAATTGGCGTTGGAACAGGCGATTGCGGACAATGGTGACAGCTTTTCCGCAGGCTACGTCTATGTTCCCGGCATCGCGCCGCTGGATCGCCGTCACGTCGCCTGGGAAGAGGTGAAACAAGCGAATTCCGGCATCACAGAGGCCGCGCGGATCGGCACCCTCGACAACCCAATCGCCAACGCCAATGCCAATCAGGCGCGCGCGGCCCTTCAGGCCAATCCCGGTATTTCGGTCTTTTTCGCGCCCTACAACGAGTTCGCAAAGGGCGTTAAGATCGCCGCGGACGAGTTGGGCATCAGCAATGACATGTCCATCTACTCTGCCGATATCTCCACTGCGGATATCGCCCTGATGCGCGAAACCGACAGCGCCTGGAAGGCAACCGTTGCCACGAACCCCGCCGTGGTGGGTGAGGTCTCAGTGCGCGCGTTGGCTCTGATGCTGGTGGGCGAAGATCCGGGTGCGTCGGTGATTGTGCCGCCCACTTTGATCACGCAATCCTTCCTCAATGACAACAACATCCGCAACATGGAAGACCTGGGCGTGAAGATGCCCCAATTTCAGCATGCCGATGTGGCGATGGCCGACTGGATGCCCCTGCCCGCCCGGTGA
- a CDS encoding TRAP transporter fused permease subunit, which yields MTHDAQQDGLSDGPINVEGVDDEPVEHNRRMFEGRAYLAIAAISGLYAIFHMAVLNGWSINAWTGVDIPGLPVFPMETWNFRIVHIAGALILGFLLYSARAFPDQDKGGRHPLDIVAYLALIPAFYACYIAMGFANQIAGGVMWNGIDPGIRTAETWHYGAPLIAATAIGIVIGWLRPRVRGSIAAADLVLVVCSVGVAIYLITIFGTLMRNATGTPFAPIGMSLAAVAGTALIMEMTRRVAGLALIVIAGIFLVYVFVGDLLPGFLNAPDIAWQRFFSQVYTDAGILGPTTAVSSTYIILFIIFAAFLQASKVGEYFVNFAFAAAGRARGGPAKVSIFASGLMGMINGTSAGNVVATGSLTIPLMKKVGYKPTTAGAVEAAASTGGQIMPPIMGAGAFIMAEITGIPYTDIAIAAIIPAVLYFVSVYFMVDFEAAKLGMRGMREDELPKFRDMVRRVFLFLPIVILIAALFMGYSVIRAGTLATAAAAVVSWFTPYRMGLKSIAKAFELAGIMSIQIIAVCACAGIIVGVISLTGVGARFSSVLLSIADANQLLALFFAMCISILLGMGMPTTAAYAVAASVVAPGLIQLGIPALTAHFFVFYFAVVSAITPPVALASYAAAGISGANPMATSVASFKIGISAFIVPFMFFYNSALLMDGTWFEVFRAAATAIFGVYLLSSGVQGWWAARKANWPIRGGLIIVALFMIEGGLVSDLIGIGGAVALFFLSRATSAKPAAP from the coding sequence ATGACCCATGACGCCCAACAGGATGGCTTGTCCGACGGCCCCATCAACGTAGAAGGCGTCGACGACGAACCGGTTGAGCATAATCGGCGCATGTTTGAGGGCCGCGCCTATCTGGCCATTGCCGCGATTTCCGGTCTTTATGCGATTTTCCACATGGCGGTGTTGAACGGCTGGTCGATCAACGCCTGGACGGGCGTGGATATTCCCGGCCTTCCGGTGTTTCCGATGGAGACCTGGAATTTTCGCATCGTGCACATCGCCGGGGCTCTGATCCTTGGATTTCTGCTCTATTCTGCGCGCGCCTTTCCCGATCAGGACAAGGGGGGGCGGCATCCGCTTGATATCGTTGCTTATCTGGCGCTGATACCTGCGTTTTATGCCTGCTACATCGCGATGGGTTTTGCCAATCAGATCGCCGGTGGTGTGATGTGGAACGGCATTGATCCGGGCATTCGTACGGCTGAGACATGGCATTACGGCGCGCCGTTGATCGCGGCAACTGCCATTGGCATCGTGATCGGATGGTTGCGCCCGCGCGTGCGCGGCTCGATTGCGGCGGCTGATCTTGTGCTTGTCGTCTGTTCTGTGGGGGTGGCGATTTACCTCATCACTATCTTTGGCACCTTGATGCGTAACGCGACGGGTACGCCCTTTGCGCCCATCGGGATGAGCCTTGCCGCCGTGGCCGGGACCGCCCTGATTATGGAGATGACGCGCCGCGTGGCAGGGCTTGCGTTGATCGTGATTGCAGGCATTTTCCTGGTCTATGTTTTTGTCGGTGACCTCTTGCCCGGCTTCCTCAACGCGCCTGATATTGCCTGGCAACGGTTCTTCAGCCAGGTATATACCGATGCGGGCATCCTGGGCCCGACGACGGCCGTCTCCTCGACCTACATCATCCTGTTCATCATTTTTGCCGCCTTTCTACAGGCCTCCAAAGTTGGTGAATATTTCGTAAACTTCGCCTTTGCCGCCGCCGGGCGCGCAAGGGGGGGGCCTGCCAAAGTATCCATCTTTGCCAGCGGTCTGATGGGCATGATCAACGGCACCTCTGCGGGCAATGTCGTGGCCACCGGGTCACTGACGATCCCGCTGATGAAAAAAGTCGGCTACAAACCAACCACGGCGGGCGCGGTTGAGGCCGCGGCCTCCACCGGGGGGCAGATCATGCCGCCGATCATGGGGGCGGGTGCCTTCATCATGGCCGAAATCACCGGTATCCCTTACACCGACATTGCGATCGCTGCGATCATCCCTGCGGTGCTGTATTTCGTGTCGGTCTACTTCATGGTGGACTTTGAGGCGGCCAAACTCGGGATGCGCGGCATGCGCGAGGATGAGCTGCCAAAATTCCGCGATATGGTGCGGCGTGTATTCCTGTTTCTCCCCATCGTCATCCTGATCGCGGCGCTCTTCATGGGGTATTCGGTTATCCGGGCAGGGACATTGGCGACTGCGGCGGCGGCTGTGGTCAGCTGGTTTACGCCCTACCGAATGGGCCTCAAATCCATAGCCAAGGCGTTTGAACTTGCGGGCATCATGTCGATCCAGATTATCGCCGTCTGTGCCTGTGCGGGCATCATCGTCGGGGTCATCTCGCTCACCGGTGTGGGCGCGCGGTTCTCCTCTGTCTTGCTCAGCATTGCGGATGCGAACCAGCTATTGGCGCTGTTCTTCGCGATGTGCATCTCGATCCTGCTGGGAATGGGGATGCCGACGACGGCCGCCTATGCCGTTGCGGCAAGCGTGGTGGCACCGGGGCTGATACAATTGGGCATCCCCGCACTGACGGCACATTTCTTTGTGTTCTACTTCGCCGTTGTTTCTGCAATCACCCCGCCTGTGGCGCTGGCCAGTTACGCCGCCGCCGGTATTTCGGGGGCCAATCCCATGGCCACTTCGGTTGCCTCCTTCAAGATCGGCATTTCGGCTTTCATCGTGCCGTTCATGTTCTTTTATAACTCGGCCCTGTTGATGGATGGCACATGGTTCGAGGTATTTCGCGCGGCGGCAACTGCGATTTTTGGTGTCTATCTTCTATCTTCTGGCGTGCAAGGCTGGTGGGCCGCGCGCAAGGCAAATTGGCCTATCCGTGGTGGGCTGATCATTGTTGCGCTCTTTATGATTGAGGGCGGTCTGGTGTCGGATCTGATCGGTATTGGTGGGGCGGTTGCGCTGTTTTTCCTGTCACGTGCCACAAGCGCCAAGCCGGCGGCGCCATAA
- a CDS encoding TAXI family TRAP transporter solute-binding subunit gives MKLIATLAISALAATTAFADGHQDRTGWPESFTVATASQGGTYFAYGSGWANLVAEELGLTGGGEVTGGPGQNMALVHTGDAQFGMTTMGPAAEAIAGLSPIAPGLAMTNACAMFPMYQTPFSVTALSSSGITSIAEIPAGSRIGFGPAGSTSDTYFPRMMETLGVEFDRRNGSWSDLGGQLQDGLIDVIAFAAGVPVPAVSQLEVQTDVNIIEFTQAEQATIMGAFPVAPFDIAASTYSTLEADARSVSMWNFAIANCDLPDSMVNAVVDIIMSDNERMMNIHKAARSTLPENWTKNAGVIAWHPGAAQWFIDNAGADIPADQIHSK, from the coding sequence ATGAAATTGATTGCAACTTTAGCAATATCCGCACTCGCCGCGACAACTGCCTTTGCGGATGGGCATCAGGATCGCACCGGCTGGCCGGAGAGCTTTACCGTTGCGACGGCTTCGCAAGGCGGAACTTATTTTGCCTATGGGTCGGGCTGGGCAAACCTGGTTGCCGAAGAGTTGGGTCTGACCGGTGGGGGCGAAGTCACGGGCGGTCCGGGTCAGAACATGGCGCTCGTCCATACCGGTGACGCACAATTCGGCATGACCACAATGGGCCCCGCAGCCGAGGCGATTGCGGGCCTCAGCCCGATTGCACCCGGTCTTGCGATGACAAACGCCTGCGCGATGTTCCCGATGTATCAAACACCTTTCTCCGTAACTGCGCTGTCCTCGTCGGGCATCACCTCAATTGCGGAAATCCCTGCCGGTTCGCGTATTGGTTTTGGCCCCGCGGGGTCGACATCGGACACGTATTTCCCGCGTATGATGGAAACGCTTGGCGTCGAATTTGACCGCCGCAACGGTTCCTGGAGCGATCTGGGTGGTCAGCTGCAGGACGGTTTGATCGACGTGATCGCGTTTGCCGCCGGTGTGCCGGTGCCTGCGGTCAGCCAGCTTGAAGTGCAGACGGATGTGAACATCATCGAGTTCACCCAAGCCGAGCAGGCGACGATCATGGGGGCCTTCCCGGTTGCCCCATTCGACATCGCGGCCAGCACCTATTCCACGCTGGAAGCGGATGCGCGCTCCGTTTCGATGTGGAACTTTGCCATCGCAAACTGCGATCTGCCCGACAGCATGGTCAATGCGGTCGTCGACATCATCATGTCCGACAACGAGCGGATGATGAACATCCACAAAGCGGCGCGCTCCACTTTGCCCGAAAACTGGACAAAGAACGCGGGCGTGATCGCGTGGCATCCTGGTGCGGCGCAGTGGTTCATTGACAATGCAGGCGCTGATATCCCAGCCGATCAGATCCACAGCAAATAA